In Methanobacterium paludis, the following proteins share a genomic window:
- a CDS encoding FeoA family protein: protein MISLTELEVGKQAVIGEIKGGFGLKQRFESLNLREGKSIKKISAAPFHGPVVIDVGGCKIAIGRKMASKIIVEIMHENTLNG, encoded by the coding sequence ATGATTTCACTTACAGAACTTGAAGTTGGAAAACAAGCAGTTATAGGCGAAATAAAAGGTGGATTCGGGCTTAAACAACGCTTTGAATCATTAAATTTAAGAGAAGGAAAATCAATTAAGAAAATATCTGCAGCACCATTTCATGGGCCAGTTGTGATTGACGTGGGAGGATGTAAGATAGCAATAGGGAGAAAAATGGCATCGAAGATAATTGTGGAGATTATGCATGAAAATACTCTTAATGGGTAA
- a CDS encoding ferrous iron transporter B, with protein MKILLMGNPNVGKSVVFSRLTGVHVVASNYAGTTVGYTKGQLQLSDKKADIIDVPGTYSLTPSCKAEEVARDMFFDERPDIIINVLDSTNLERNLYLTLQMLEEGIPTIIVLNMWDSAKRKGVHINVEKLSKALGTPVIPASAVTGEGINELVSEIVETSKNIENYTPKIEVDEKDRWAFIGNVLSDVQRIEHKHPSILEKLADASVHPVFGFIIAIIVVFLTLEVVIGFSNLLINYIMDPFYYNYYGPFIQNLVTSAFPQGLIHDILIGTGYQSATSFGILTTGFYVEVAVVLPYILSFYLVLGFLEDFGYLPRLAVLIDSLMHKIGLHGYSIIPIILGFGCNFPAVLSTRILEGKREKFIAATLIAISVPCMAQTAVIIGLLGPYGIQYIAIVYGTLFIIYILVGLILNQLLKGESPEIFLEIPPYRIPHLKTLLTKTGNRVKSFLIEAVPFVFLGILVINLMYIFGIMNALIALLAPVLSNLFGLPNDAIGALIMGLLRKDIATAMLAPLHLGVNQLVVASTVLAVSFPCIATLVILIKELRIKDTLKTLSLMLIMALIVGTILHLILG; from the coding sequence ATGAAAATACTCTTAATGGGTAATCCTAACGTTGGTAAAAGTGTTGTATTTTCAAGACTCACTGGCGTTCATGTTGTAGCATCCAACTACGCTGGAACTACAGTTGGTTACACCAAGGGGCAGCTGCAGTTAAGCGATAAAAAAGCAGATATAATAGATGTTCCCGGTACGTATTCTCTCACTCCATCATGCAAGGCAGAGGAAGTTGCGAGGGACATGTTTTTTGATGAGAGACCAGACATAATTATCAATGTTCTTGATTCAACTAACCTTGAGCGTAACCTGTACCTCACGCTGCAGATGCTTGAAGAAGGTATTCCCACCATCATTGTTCTTAACATGTGGGACTCTGCAAAACGAAAAGGAGTTCATATAAATGTTGAAAAGCTTTCAAAAGCTCTGGGAACTCCTGTTATTCCTGCAAGTGCTGTAACAGGTGAAGGAATAAATGAACTAGTATCTGAAATAGTGGAGACTTCAAAAAATATTGAGAACTACACTCCCAAGATTGAAGTGGACGAGAAGGATAGATGGGCTTTTATTGGTAATGTACTATCAGATGTTCAGAGAATAGAACATAAACATCCTTCAATACTTGAAAAACTTGCAGATGCATCTGTACATCCTGTATTTGGGTTTATAATAGCTATAATAGTTGTATTCTTAACTCTTGAAGTGGTAATAGGATTCAGCAACCTTTTAATTAATTATATTATGGATCCATTTTACTACAACTACTATGGACCATTTATACAAAATTTGGTCACGAGTGCATTTCCTCAGGGGCTTATCCATGACATACTTATAGGCACTGGTTACCAATCTGCAACTTCATTTGGAATTTTAACAACAGGATTTTATGTGGAAGTTGCTGTTGTACTGCCTTATATACTGTCATTTTACCTTGTACTTGGGTTTTTGGAAGATTTTGGTTATTTACCAAGACTTGCTGTGCTCATAGATAGTTTAATGCACAAAATTGGGCTTCACGGTTATTCAATAATACCCATAATCCTTGGATTTGGATGCAACTTCCCAGCTGTACTCTCAACCAGAATCCTTGAAGGCAAAAGGGAAAAATTCATAGCAGCAACTCTCATAGCAATATCAGTACCATGCATGGCCCAGACTGCAGTTATAATCGGACTTTTAGGTCCTTACGGCATTCAATACATTGCAATTGTTTATGGAACTCTGTTTATTATTTACATTCTGGTTGGACTTATCCTTAATCAACTGCTTAAAGGTGAAAGCCCAGAGATATTCCTTGAAATTCCCCCATACCGAATTCCACACCTCAAAACTTTGCTTACAAAGACAGGAAATCGAGTTAAAAGCTTTTTGATTGAGGCAGTCCCTTTTGTGTTCCTCGGTATCCTCGTCATAAATCTTATGTACATATTTGGAATTATGAATGCTTTAATAGCTCTCCTGGCACCCGTATTGTCCAATCTATTCGGACTTCCAAATGATGCAATAGGAGCACTTATTATGGGCTTACTACGGAAGGATATTGCAACTGCAATGCTTGCACCTTTACATCTTGGGGTGAATCAGCTTGTTGTAGCATCAACAGTTCTTGCTGTGAGTTTCCCATGTATAGCAACCTTAGTAATTCTTATAAAAGAATTAAGAATCAAAGATACACTAAAAACACTTTCATTAATGCTTATAATGGCCCTTATTGTTGGAACAATTTTGCATTTAATATTGGGGTAA
- a CDS encoding metal-dependent transcriptional regulator gives MESSLKLTKSVEDYLEVMYNLYNEKKVIKVKDIASNLNVKPPSVVEAIKKLAELDLVSYEKYGDITLNKKGLEIAEGITHKHDILKNFLNILGVDMRTANDDACAMEHILDSATINKLKKFAEFTDVYPQAEDFLNSFRYYETHGKLPAKDE, from the coding sequence ATGGAAAGCTCCTTAAAACTTACAAAAAGTGTTGAGGATTATTTGGAAGTCATGTACAATCTATATAATGAAAAAAAAGTTATAAAAGTAAAGGATATTGCGTCTAATCTTAATGTTAAACCACCTAGTGTTGTTGAGGCTATTAAAAAACTTGCAGAACTTGATCTTGTTTCATATGAGAAGTACGGTGATATCACTTTAAATAAAAAAGGTTTGGAAATAGCAGAAGGCATAACCCATAAACACGACATATTAAAAAACTTTTTAAACATTCTTGGTGTTGATATGAGGACTGCAAATGACGATGCATGTGCAATGGAACATATACTGGATTCTGCAACTATAAACAAACTTAAAAAATTTGCCGAATTCACGGATGTGTACCCTCAAGCTGAAGATTTCCTGAATTCATTCCGATACTATGAAACACACGGCAAACTACCAGCAAAAGATGAGTAA
- a CDS encoding HEAT repeat domain-containing protein, protein MGFLNGFFKTDVGQLERDKNVKGLIKALKNKDKDIRWNSARALGKIGDKKALKPLIEALKDDYVNVRCNAARSIGMINDDEAVEPLIKTLKDENWHVKARAAESLGEIGSGKAVEPLIEVLKDKEIRKDVAIALGKIGDKRALKPLIKALKINDFTFQNASIEALGMIGDDDAVEPLVNALQDEDMSVRRHAAAALGKIGDEKALKPLLETLNGEKWHVRLQMEEAVKDIQKKTIAHEIASSD, encoded by the coding sequence GTGGGATTTTTAAACGGTTTTTTTAAAACGGATGTCGGACAACTTGAAAGGGACAAGAATGTTAAAGGACTTATAAAAGCCCTGAAAAATAAAGATAAAGATATAAGGTGGAATTCAGCAAGGGCACTTGGTAAAATAGGGGATAAAAAAGCTTTAAAACCATTGATCGAAGCTTTAAAAGATGATTACGTTAATGTACGCTGTAATGCAGCACGATCCATAGGGATGATAAATGATGATGAAGCTGTAGAACCCCTCATAAAAACCTTAAAAGACGAGAACTGGCATGTTAAAGCACGTGCAGCAGAATCCTTAGGTGAAATTGGAAGCGGAAAAGCTGTAGAACCTCTGATTGAAGTTTTAAAGGATAAAGAAATCCGTAAAGATGTTGCAATAGCTCTGGGTAAAATAGGTGACAAAAGGGCTTTAAAACCTTTAATTAAAGCTTTAAAAATCAATGATTTCACGTTTCAAAACGCCTCAATTGAAGCACTTGGAATGATAGGTGATGATGATGCGGTTGAGCCCCTAGTAAATGCACTCCAAGACGAAGATATGAGTGTCAGGAGGCATGCGGCAGCTGCTCTTGGCAAAATTGGCGATGAAAAAGCTTTAAAACCTCTTCTTGAAACTTTAAATGGTGAAAAATGGCACGTCAGATTGCAGATGGAAGAGGCAGTTAAGGATATCCAGAAAAAAACAATTGCCCATGAAATTGCCAGTTCAGATTGA
- a CDS encoding LEA domain-containing protein produces MKMGELKGKVKEKEGEAKGKAKELKGELKGKAKEKEGEIKGKIKELKKKTED; encoded by the coding sequence ATGAAAATGGGAGAATTAAAAGGAAAGGTTAAAGAGAAGGAAGGAGAAGCTAAAGGTAAAGCAAAAGAGTTGAAGGGAGAACTGAAAGGGAAAGCCAAGGAGAAAGAGGGAGAAATAAAAGGTAAAATTAAAGAATTAAAGAAAAAAACTGAGGATTAA
- a CDS encoding alpha/beta fold hydrolase produces MLNPTYYTLKNFKFESGAVLEELKLEYATFGKAKTDSEGNIINGILFIHGWSGNYSSVRRFKPIMGPGKTIDTDKYFIICTTSLGSRGSASPSNSSLGADFPKYTVSDMVNAQYLLLNEKLKVKHLNGVVGTSMGGFQSLQWAVNYPDFMDFIIPIVTSSAVQGRNLANSKLMNSLIQKDPDYKQGRYVENPHDALENANKLQFLFAFSPGYYHKEFANNDELFRAFEEQGQEGRKMDANDVVWRNEASIFYDVQKELPKIKAKALIIGIEGDQFFPPEVDAIPLSKSIENSELFLYKSQLGHLGINEIENAREAIENFLSELYPVETF; encoded by the coding sequence ATGTTAAACCCAACATACTACACCCTCAAAAATTTCAAATTCGAATCAGGAGCAGTTCTGGAAGAATTGAAGCTTGAATATGCAACATTTGGAAAAGCTAAAACTGATTCTGAAGGCAACATCATAAATGGAATACTTTTCATCCACGGATGGTCAGGCAATTACTCTTCAGTCAGACGTTTTAAACCTATTATGGGTCCTGGAAAGACCATTGATACAGACAAATACTTTATAATTTGCACCACATCTTTGGGATCTCGCGGATCAGCTTCACCCTCAAACTCCAGTTTAGGTGCTGATTTTCCAAAATACACAGTAAGTGACATGGTTAATGCACAGTATCTTCTTTTAAATGAAAAATTGAAAGTCAAACATTTAAACGGTGTAGTCGGTACTTCGATGGGCGGTTTCCAGAGCCTGCAATGGGCAGTAAACTATCCTGATTTCATGGATTTCATAATTCCTATAGTAACGAGTTCGGCAGTACAGGGCAGAAATCTGGCCAACTCTAAATTGATGAACTCCCTAATTCAAAAAGATCCTGATTATAAACAGGGCAGATACGTAGAAAATCCTCATGATGCACTTGAAAATGCCAATAAACTCCAATTTTTATTTGCCTTTTCACCGGGATATTACCATAAAGAATTTGCAAACAACGATGAACTGTTCCGGGCTTTTGAAGAACAGGGACAGGAAGGCAGGAAAATGGATGCCAACGATGTGGTGTGGAGAAATGAGGCTTCTATTTTTTATGATGTACAAAAGGAGTTACCTAAAATCAAAGCAAAAGCCCTTATTATTGGGATTGAAGGGGATCAATTCTTCCCACCAGAAGTAGATGCCATTCCACTTTCTAAGTCTATAGAAAATTCAGAATTATTCTTATATAAGTCTCAGCTTGGACATCTGGGCATTAATGAAATTGAAAATGCCAGAGAAGCAATTGAAAATTTTTTATCAGAACTTTATCCTGTGGAAACTTTTTAA
- a CDS encoding HIT family protein — protein MECRYCKYLEDQDFGDFILKTDHWIIFLAPNQSQLGTCVVALNRHLEDLSSLEKEEWDDFAQIVKKLEHALKSAFNATMFNWGCLMNASYLQDTPEPHLHWHFIPRYNHKVKFEDLTFEDPFFGYMRPRPAKTLSDQTKKKIITKIRDNF, from the coding sequence ATGGAATGTCGTTACTGTAAATATTTGGAGGATCAAGATTTTGGGGACTTCATTCTAAAAACTGATCACTGGATTATTTTTTTAGCCCCCAATCAGAGCCAACTTGGAACCTGTGTTGTGGCATTAAACAGACATTTAGAGGATTTGTCCAGCCTTGAAAAAGAGGAGTGGGACGATTTCGCCCAGATTGTGAAAAAATTAGAGCATGCTTTAAAAAGTGCATTCAATGCCACCATGTTTAACTGGGGCTGTCTGATGAACGCATCTTATCTTCAAGATACACCAGAACCCCATCTTCACTGGCACTTCATACCCCGCTACAACCATAAAGTGAAATTCGAAGATTTAACCTTTGAAGATCCATTTTTTGGTTATATGAGACCACGTCCAGCTAAAACATTATCAGATCAGACAAAAAAAAAGATCATAACCAAAATAAGAGATAATTTTTAA
- a CDS encoding MFS transporter, with protein MDLDRTDDKTVRNSALLVVALGSFLIPFMGSSLNIALPLIQNDLNVNIILLSWIPTVFVLASAAFLLTFGRLADIHGKKKIFSYGVVVYTFASLMAALSPSGAFLIIFSFLQGIGCSLMFATGVALLSSVYPSNRRGEALGIYITAVYLGLFLGPLLGGFLAQNLGWRSIFLFNVPFGLFLFSLITLRLKGEWKGSECEKFDFKGSALYTLSIVLFMYGFSTLQSAFGWIIFLAGIFGLFLFIKEERESQFPILRLEIFMRRSSSFSAVALLLMNIATTAMWALLSLYFQDLRAFGPQMTALILSVQPLMVALLSSPIGRMADHGDNRVFSASGMAVTTLGLVILSLIGQNTNLLVIIVGLILVGVGLAVFSSPTTNIFMGSVGRKNYGMASATLSTMIYTGQTLSLGIMLFIFTSYLGNVQVTASNFATFLLSLKTAFTVFAVIGGVGIIVSILMGKKAGKTRSDD; from the coding sequence ATGGATCTTGATAGAACTGACGATAAAACGGTGAGAAATTCTGCCCTGCTTGTGGTGGCCCTTGGATCCTTTCTAATACCATTTATGGGTTCCTCTCTAAACATTGCCCTTCCTCTTATTCAAAACGATCTTAACGTTAACATAATCCTGCTCAGCTGGATACCCACAGTATTTGTTTTAGCAAGCGCCGCATTTTTACTCACATTTGGAAGATTAGCCGATATACACGGTAAAAAAAAGATTTTCAGCTATGGTGTGGTTGTATACACTTTTGCTTCGTTAATGGCCGCTTTATCACCCTCTGGAGCGTTTTTAATTATATTCAGCTTCCTTCAGGGTATAGGATGTTCGCTGATGTTTGCCACGGGTGTGGCCCTCCTAAGTTCGGTCTATCCCTCAAATCGCAGGGGCGAAGCACTGGGAATTTACATAACTGCTGTATATCTTGGACTGTTTTTAGGACCTCTACTTGGAGGTTTTTTAGCCCAAAATCTAGGATGGAGAAGTATATTCCTATTTAACGTACCTTTTGGGTTATTTTTATTCAGTTTAATCACTTTAAGGCTCAAGGGTGAGTGGAAAGGTTCCGAATGTGAAAAATTTGACTTTAAGGGTTCTGCATTGTATACCTTATCCATAGTATTGTTCATGTACGGTTTTTCCACGTTACAAAGTGCTTTCGGGTGGATTATATTTCTTGCAGGTATCTTTGGTCTTTTTCTATTTATAAAGGAGGAAAGAGAGTCCCAATTCCCTATTTTGCGTCTGGAAATTTTCATGAGGAGGTCGTCATCATTTTCTGCCGTGGCATTGCTGCTGATGAACATTGCCACAACTGCCATGTGGGCTCTTTTAAGTCTTTACTTCCAGGATCTGCGGGCATTTGGACCTCAAATGACTGCTTTGATACTGTCAGTGCAACCGTTGATGGTGGCGCTTCTGTCCTCCCCTATCGGTCGTATGGCAGACCATGGGGATAACAGGGTTTTTTCAGCTTCAGGAATGGCAGTCACCACTCTTGGGCTGGTAATATTATCTTTAATTGGTCAAAATACAAATCTGCTGGTTATCATAGTGGGTCTGATCCTGGTTGGTGTGGGGTTAGCTGTCTTCTCTTCCCCAACCACGAATATTTTCATGGGCAGTGTGGGGCGCAAAAATTATGGCATGGCTTCAGCAACCCTTTCCACCATGATCTACACCGGCCAAACCCTCAGTTTGGGGATAATGCTTTTCATATTTACCAGTTATCTGGGAAATGTGCAGGTAACCGCTTCAAATTTTGCAACATTCCTTTTAAGTTTAAAAACAGCTTTTACAGTTTTTGCAGTCATTGGTGGGGTTGGAATAATTGTTTCAATATTAATGGGCAAGAAAGCAGGGAAAACAAGATCAGATGATTAA
- a CDS encoding ZIP family metal transporter, with product MIATWIMSGLWGLLAGSALLVGAIFGYFFKIPQRIVASIMAFGAGVLMSAISFELLDEAYALGGAYHVVAGFLIGATIFTLANVYLARKGAKHRKRSGKAILSENGFESSGPAIAVGSVLDGIPESIAIGLTMIEGGIVSTATVVAIFLSNIPEGLSSSTGMKTMGWRAVPIFVLWTVITLCTGVSSLAGYTIFSHFSPGIIAAVLALAAGGILAMLVDTMIPEAFSETHNLAGMVTVLGFILSFILSKFG from the coding sequence ATGATCGCAACTTGGATAATGTCAGGACTGTGGGGACTGCTGGCAGGTTCGGCCCTGTTAGTTGGAGCTATCTTTGGATATTTCTTTAAAATTCCTCAGCGCATCGTTGCATCTATCATGGCCTTTGGTGCAGGAGTTTTAATGTCTGCAATCTCATTTGAACTTCTGGATGAGGCTTACGCTCTTGGTGGAGCATATCATGTGGTTGCAGGGTTCCTTATTGGAGCAACCATATTCACACTTGCAAACGTCTACCTGGCACGTAAAGGTGCAAAACACCGTAAACGCTCAGGCAAAGCCATCTTATCAGAAAATGGGTTTGAAAGCAGCGGCCCTGCAATTGCGGTGGGTTCTGTTCTGGACGGTATCCCTGAATCAATAGCCATAGGTCTCACAATGATCGAAGGTGGAATCGTGAGTACGGCAACAGTTGTTGCAATATTCTTATCCAACATACCTGAAGGTCTTTCAAGTTCCACGGGAATGAAAACCATGGGCTGGAGAGCAGTACCTATATTTGTTTTGTGGACGGTTATAACCCTATGCACAGGAGTATCATCCCTTGCAGGTTACACAATTTTCAGCCACTTCAGCCCGGGTATTATAGCTGCTGTTTTGGCCCTTGCAGCTGGTGGAATCCTTGCAATGCTCGTTGATACGATGATTCCCGAAGCTTTTTCAGAAACACACAACCTTGCAGGCATGGTAACTGTTTTAGGATTTATACTTTCGTTCATTCTATCAAAATTTGGATGA
- the nucS gene encoding endonuclease NucS, with product MKFLSEKNPDIKRTYEIINEGISKRAVIVIMACCSVLYEGRARSRLADGDRMVMIKTDGSFLVHQDRNLEPVNWQPPKSQCKASLKEGLLHIEGARRNPPERLEVEIHSTYMASYFIGEDSKDLELAGYEADMVDMAFESPELIEKGFRPTSREYSTENGFIDILGKDQDGNLMVLEFKSRRAGINAVKQLKRYLDCFADHKQFVRGLLVAPSVTDDASDLLKEYKLEFKELEPPMEFDGDKNLTLDFFNNIE from the coding sequence ATGAAATTTTTATCAGAAAAAAATCCAGATATCAAACGTACATATGAAATTATAAATGAAGGAATCTCTAAAAGGGCTGTTATTGTTATTATGGCATGTTGTAGTGTTTTATATGAAGGTAGGGCTAGAAGCAGGCTTGCAGATGGGGATCGAATGGTTATGATTAAGACTGATGGATCCTTTCTTGTGCACCAGGACCGGAATTTAGAGCCTGTGAACTGGCAGCCGCCTAAATCTCAGTGCAAAGCAAGTTTAAAAGAAGGTTTGCTCCATATTGAGGGTGCAAGAAGAAATCCTCCCGAAAGATTGGAGGTGGAAATTCACAGCACATACATGGCTTCATACTTCATTGGTGAAGACTCAAAAGACCTGGAACTGGCAGGTTATGAAGCAGATATGGTTGACATGGCTTTTGAAAGTCCAGAACTCATTGAAAAAGGGTTCAGACCTACAAGCAGAGAATATTCCACAGAAAACGGTTTTATCGATATCTTAGGGAAGGATCAGGATGGAAATTTAATGGTTCTGGAGTTTAAAAGTAGACGTGCAGGGATCAACGCTGTAAAACAGTTGAAAAGATATCTTGATTGTTTTGCAGACCACAAACAATTTGTAAGAGGACTTTTGGTAGCTCCATCTGTCACAGATGATGCATCGGATCTCCTGAAAGAATATAAACTGGAATTTAAAGAGTTGGAACCGCCTATGGAATTTGATGGGGATAAAAATCTTACATTAGATTTTTTCAACAACATTGAATGA
- a CDS encoding metallophosphoesterase produces MLGYNGKLVELPKKGFALIVTDIHGNLEDFNKFMGIWEKFDDKDNHFILAGDFIHSMDGKDGSIEILESLKSRWENSQNFHLLLGNHEWATLAGVSVYKGGFNQTISFESLLREKFRMDG; encoded by the coding sequence ATGCTGGGGTATAATGGAAAACTTGTAGAATTACCTAAAAAAGGCTTTGCACTTATTGTAACAGATATACATGGTAACTTAGAAGATTTCAACAAATTCATGGGCATATGGGAAAAATTTGACGATAAAGATAACCATTTTATTCTTGCAGGTGATTTCATACATTCAATGGATGGTAAGGATGGTTCAATAGAAATTTTGGAGTCATTAAAGTCCAGATGGGAGAATTCACAGAACTTTCATCTGCTCCTTGGAAACCATGAGTGGGCAACGCTTGCAGGGGTTTCAGTTTACAAGGGTGGTTTTAACCAGACAATAAGTTTTGAATCTCTTCTGAGAGAAAAATTTAGGATGGATGGATGA
- a CDS encoding TIR domain-containing protein, with protein sequence MDKDLLKDLNPDKRVYKLFISHGEGENKEYTRFVDKLETYHDFEWENKSVTGKSFKDETTKIIETVDVVIILSGLYSKNKDLIEDYIKTAKELGKPIVVIRPWGMENVPGNIEDVADEVVGWNAPCIVDAIRSSIPDEEYKGEGSCSID encoded by the coding sequence ATGGATAAAGACCTTCTGAAGGATTTAAATCCTGATAAAAGGGTTTATAAACTCTTTATAAGCCATGGTGAAGGGGAAAATAAAGAATATACACGTTTTGTTGATAAATTAGAAACTTACCATGATTTTGAATGGGAAAACAAATCAGTAACTGGTAAAAGTTTCAAAGATGAAACTACAAAGATTATTGAAACCGTGGATGTGGTGATAATTCTCTCAGGTCTTTACTCTAAAAATAAGGACCTTATTGAGGATTATATCAAAACTGCAAAGGAACTTGGAAAACCAATCGTTGTTATCAGGCCGTGGGGGATGGAAAATGTTCCTGGAAACATTGAAGATGTCGCTGATGAAGTTGTAGGCTGGAACGCACCGTGCATAGTTGATGCAATACGAAGCAGTATCCCTGATGAAGAGTATAAAGGTGAGGGCAGCTGTTCAATTGACTGA
- a CDS encoding ferredoxin: MFKIVLERKKCTSCGTCEDTCPEIFELIDDGFSHIKGANVEDVEELEIEDASCSVDAAEVCPVMCIHVYENGEEIV; encoded by the coding sequence ATGTTTAAAATAGTTCTTGAAAGAAAAAAGTGCACATCCTGTGGAACCTGTGAAGACACATGCCCTGAAATTTTTGAATTAATTGATGATGGATTCTCCCATATAAAGGGTGCAAATGTGGAGGATGTTGAAGAACTTGAGATTGAAGATGCTAGTTGCAGTGTGGATGCTGCAGAAGTCTGTCCTGTAATGTGCATCCATGTTTATGAAAATGGGGAAGAAATCGTCTGA
- a CDS encoding carbon-nitrogen hydrolase family protein, whose amino-acid sequence MKNHFKLAVCQMNVVDNKDLNLNKAVNMIESAARNKADMVLLPEMFNCPYDNSKFVEYAESRKNSRTLKSISSAAERAGIYVIAGSIPELENGKLYNSSFIFGRMGKIIGVHRKMHLFDIDVSGEITFKESETLTAGNEITVVDTELCKIGVAICYDIRFPELLRLMADKGAELIAVPGAFNMTTGPAHWEPLMKVRAADNQVYVAAASPARNESLSYVAYGNSMIVDPWGDIISRADADEKIIYADINLSKVESVRNELPLLKNRRKDIYEVCEK is encoded by the coding sequence ATGAAAAACCATTTTAAACTTGCAGTATGCCAGATGAATGTGGTGGACAACAAAGATCTGAATTTGAATAAAGCTGTAAACATGATAGAATCTGCTGCTCGAAATAAAGCTGATATGGTTTTATTACCTGAAATGTTCAACTGTCCCTACGATAACAGTAAATTCGTTGAGTATGCAGAATCGAGGAAAAACAGCAGGACACTTAAAAGCATATCAAGTGCGGCTGAAAGAGCGGGCATCTACGTTATTGCAGGTTCAATTCCGGAACTTGAGAATGGGAAATTGTACAATTCCAGTTTCATATTCGGCAGAATGGGTAAGATAATTGGGGTTCACAGGAAGATGCACCTTTTTGATATTGATGTTTCTGGAGAAATAACATTTAAAGAATCTGAAACTCTAACGGCAGGAAATGAGATAACAGTGGTTGATACAGAGCTCTGCAAAATCGGTGTGGCAATATGTTATGACATAAGGTTTCCAGAGCTTTTAAGACTAATGGCAGATAAAGGTGCTGAATTAATAGCAGTCCCCGGTGCTTTTAATATGACAACAGGTCCAGCCCATTGGGAACCTTTGATGAAGGTCAGAGCAGCGGATAATCAGGTTTATGTTGCAGCTGCATCTCCTGCAAGGAATGAAAGTCTCTCATATGTGGCCTACGGCAATTCAATGATTGTTGATCCCTGGGGAGATATAATAAGCCGGGCTGATGCAGATGAAAAGATAATCTATGCAGATATAAATTTATCAAAGGTTGAAAGTGTTCGAAATGAACTTCCTCTCCTTAAAAACAGGCGTAAAGACATTTATGAAGTGTGTGAAAAATAG
- a CDS encoding HEAT repeat domain-containing protein has product MVDNDYETLIKKLNDEDADVRKEAAESLGNIEDEKVLDVLIGALNDKKPEVRFQASKSIVKIGKPAVEPLIEALKSDEANVQKYAAFALKDIGDNSVVEHLIEALKDENWSVRKAAVKALGEIKDKKAVDPLIHILNDEDWGVRVTAINALGNIGDEKAVDPIKKARRAATGDKEFKKAANKALKKIK; this is encoded by the coding sequence ATGGTAGATAATGATTATGAAACCCTTATCAAAAAATTAAACGATGAAGATGCTGATGTTAGAAAGGAAGCAGCAGAAAGCTTAGGTAACATTGAAGACGAAAAAGTCTTGGACGTGTTAATTGGAGCTTTAAATGATAAAAAACCAGAGGTTAGATTCCAGGCCTCTAAATCCATAGTTAAAATAGGGAAACCTGCAGTTGAACCACTTATTGAAGCTTTAAAATCAGATGAAGCCAACGTCCAAAAATATGCTGCATTTGCTCTTAAAGATATTGGAGATAACAGCGTGGTTGAACATCTCATAGAAGCATTAAAAGACGAAAATTGGAGTGTCAGGAAGGCTGCAGTTAAAGCTCTCGGTGAAATAAAGGATAAAAAAGCTGTGGATCCACTTATTCATATACTGAATGATGAGGATTGGGGTGTAAGGGTTACTGCAATCAACGCCCTTGGAAATATTGGGGATGAAAAAGCTGTTGATCCAATTAAAAAAGCCAGAAGAGCTGCAACTGGGGATAAAGAATTTAAAAAGGCTGCAAATAAGGCTTTGAAGAAGATCAAATAG